One window of Microcoleus vaginatus PCC 9802 genomic DNA carries:
- a CDS encoding cytochrome b/b6 domain-containing protein, which produces MPQSRPYQPLLLRLLHGVNAAIALLAILSAFLAYNTYDGRFGKVPVPQIADIIGIHGTFGKMLLLGIMPAFALYSFHAGPKRLVQPDSFGKLTQLGKPIWWYSWHRIVNTLMLLALTWAIASGSMVKEEWLPAGELTQVWYYLHASGWVVLVFCLAMHLLMSAKVGGWPLILSMFDAAYRPEDSPAAWWKKIRSLVDRS; this is translated from the coding sequence ATGCCGCAATCTAGACCGTACCAGCCATTGCTGCTCAGGTTACTGCATGGGGTTAACGCCGCGATCGCCCTTTTAGCAATTTTGAGCGCATTTCTGGCTTACAACACCTACGATGGGCGGTTTGGCAAAGTCCCCGTGCCTCAGATTGCAGATATTATCGGGATTCACGGCACTTTTGGCAAGATGTTGCTGTTAGGAATAATGCCGGCTTTTGCATTGTACAGTTTCCACGCCGGTCCAAAACGCTTGGTGCAGCCGGATTCTTTTGGGAAACTAACGCAGTTGGGAAAACCGATTTGGTGGTACAGTTGGCACCGGATTGTGAATACGTTAATGTTGCTGGCACTGACTTGGGCGATCGCTTCTGGCAGTATGGTTAAGGAAGAATGGCTGCCGGCTGGGGAATTGACGCAGGTTTGGTATTATTTACACGCTTCTGGTTGGGTGGTATTGGTGTTTTGTCTGGCAATGCACTTGTTGATGAGTGCGAAGGTGGGGGGTTGGCCGCTAATTTTGTCCATGTTTGATGCCGCATATCGCCCGGAGGATTCACCGGCGGCTTGGTGGAAGAAAATTCGCTCTTTGGTCGATCGCTCTTAA
- a CDS encoding glutathione S-transferase family protein translates to MLKLYGGARSRASIVKWYLEEIGVPYEFVMLDMQAGAHLQPEYLEINPIAKVPAIVDGDFKLWESGAILLYLAQKHGKMPDNLEQQAQIVQWVIFANATLGPGIFVEASRERETPKLLKPLNEIFEKQPFLMGDEFGVADAAVGSMLAYIPMMLKLDLSAYPAVVDYIKRISERPAFKSAIGGS, encoded by the coding sequence GTGCTGAAACTTTACGGCGGAGCCCGCAGCAGGGCCTCAATTGTCAAGTGGTATCTAGAAGAAATAGGAGTTCCCTACGAATTCGTCATGCTGGATATGCAAGCAGGGGCACACTTGCAGCCCGAGTATCTCGAAATAAACCCGATCGCCAAAGTACCGGCAATTGTTGACGGAGATTTCAAACTTTGGGAATCCGGCGCAATTCTGCTGTATTTAGCTCAAAAACATGGTAAAATGCCCGATAATTTGGAGCAGCAAGCTCAAATCGTGCAGTGGGTCATCTTTGCTAACGCCACCCTCGGCCCTGGAATATTTGTCGAAGCAAGTCGGGAGCGGGAAACTCCCAAGTTGTTAAAACCGTTAAATGAAATCTTCGAGAAACAGCCATTTTTAATGGGTGATGAATTTGGCGTCGCCGACGCAGCAGTCGGGTCAATGTTGGCCTACATTCCGATGATGCTAAAACTAGACCTTAGTGCTTATCCGGCCGTTGTAGATTACATCAAGCGGATCTCAGAAAGACCGGCTTTCAAAAGTGCGATCGGCGGTAGCTGA
- a CDS encoding manganese efflux pump, whose product MDAATTILLSLGLAADAFAVAVSSGLAIKHMKVNKALKIALFFGGFQALMPVIGWLIGLSFSFLITPIDHWIAFGLLSFIGGRMIYESLQSEECEKKFNPLDTGTLITLSVATSIDALAVGLGFAVLKDSIALAVTAIGVITFFLAFAGVFIGHKCGNLFANKIEILGGAILIFIGSRILFLHLTEMPLVIGH is encoded by the coding sequence ATGGATGCAGCCACTACCATATTACTTTCCTTGGGACTAGCAGCCGATGCTTTTGCTGTTGCTGTTTCGAGCGGTTTAGCAATCAAACACATGAAGGTCAATAAAGCTTTAAAAATCGCCTTATTTTTCGGAGGTTTTCAAGCTTTAATGCCCGTAATAGGATGGTTAATCGGTCTTAGTTTTAGTTTTTTGATAACACCGATCGACCATTGGATCGCTTTTGGGCTTTTGAGTTTCATTGGCGGGAGAATGATTTACGAATCGCTGCAAAGCGAAGAATGCGAGAAAAAGTTCAATCCCTTAGATACGGGAACTTTGATAACGCTGTCGGTGGCGACGAGTATCGATGCCCTCGCAGTTGGCCTCGGATTTGCTGTCCTGAAAGATTCTATTGCTCTTGCGGTGACTGCGATCGGAGTTATTACTTTCTTTTTAGCCTTTGCAGGCGTGTTTATTGGGCACAAGTGCGGCAACTTGTTTGCTAATAAAATTGAGATATTGGGCGGAGCAATTTTAATTTTTATTGGCAGCAGAATCTTGTTTCTGCACTTGACAGAAATGCCATTAGTTATCGGTCATTAG
- a CDS encoding tRNA guanosine(34) transglycosylase Tgt, with amino-acid sequence MTEDNARFSFKCQANCSHTQARAGVFTTPHGVVETPKFMPVGTLANVKTLTPAHLEAAGSQMVLANTYHLHLQPGEAIVAGAGGLHKFMAWPGPMLTDSGGFQVFSLSQMRTISENGVTFRSPRDGRMINLTPERSIEIQNELGADVIMAFDECPPYPATREEVEAATNRTYRWLQRCIQAHSRPDQALFGIVQGGVFPDLRSRAANQLVDLDLPGYAIGGVSVGESGDLIAEIVKVTAPLLPANKPRYLMGIGTYREMALAVASGVDMFDCVIPTRLARHGTAFVGGERWNLKNARFREDFAPLDESCPCYTCQKFSRAYLAHLARANEVLGYTLLAIHNVTELIRFTGRMREAIFADRFTEEFAHWLAPRVD; translated from the coding sequence AACGCGAGATTTTCTTTTAAATGTCAGGCTAATTGCAGCCATACCCAAGCGCGTGCAGGGGTTTTTACAACTCCCCACGGTGTTGTGGAAACGCCTAAATTTATGCCTGTGGGGACGCTAGCTAATGTCAAAACTTTGACACCGGCACATCTTGAGGCGGCGGGTTCTCAAATGGTTTTGGCAAATACTTATCACTTGCACTTGCAGCCGGGGGAAGCGATTGTCGCAGGCGCGGGCGGATTGCACAAATTTATGGCTTGGCCAGGCCCGATGCTGACGGATTCGGGCGGCTTTCAGGTGTTTAGCTTGAGCCAAATGCGGACTATTTCGGAGAATGGGGTGACTTTTCGCTCTCCCCGCGATGGCCGCATGATTAATTTGACGCCGGAACGATCGATCGAAATTCAGAATGAGTTGGGCGCTGATGTGATTATGGCCTTTGACGAGTGTCCCCCTTACCCCGCTACGCGGGAAGAGGTGGAGGCGGCGACAAATCGCACTTACCGCTGGCTGCAACGCTGCATTCAAGCTCACTCGCGTCCGGATCAAGCTTTGTTTGGAATCGTCCAGGGGGGCGTTTTCCCCGATTTGCGATCGCGCGCGGCGAACCAGTTGGTAGATTTGGATTTACCAGGCTACGCCATCGGCGGGGTTAGTGTGGGGGAATCGGGGGATTTGATCGCAGAGATTGTGAAGGTGACAGCGCCTCTGTTGCCGGCAAATAAACCGCGTTATTTGATGGGGATTGGGACTTATCGGGAAATGGCGCTGGCGGTGGCGAGTGGCGTAGATATGTTTGACTGCGTGATTCCAACTCGGCTAGCCCGCCACGGGACTGCTTTTGTTGGTGGGGAACGCTGGAATTTGAAAAATGCTCGGTTTCGGGAGGATTTTGCTCCGCTGGATGAGTCTTGTCCTTGTTATACCTGCCAAAAATTCAGTCGGGCTTATTTGGCCCATTTGGCGCGGGCTAACGAAGTGCTGGGGTATACTTTGCTGGCGATTCACAATGTCACGGAGTTGATTCGCTTTACTGGGAGGATGCGGGAAGCGATTTTTGCCGATCGATTTACTGAAGAGTTTGCCCACTGGCTCGCACCGAGAGTCGATTAA
- a CDS encoding photosystem II reaction center protein K — MEAALLLAKLPEAYSIFEPLVNVLPVIPVFFLLLAFVWQAAVGFR; from the coding sequence ATGGAAGCTGCATTACTCTTAGCAAAACTGCCCGAAGCTTATTCGATTTTTGAGCCTTTGGTTAATGTTTTGCCGGTCATTCCCGTGTTTTTCTTGTTGCTGGCTTTTGTTTGGCAGGCGGCTGTCGGATTTAGATAA
- a CDS encoding GAF domain-containing protein has product MRSFARVKWWKLTRLLPAELKGEYHLGYKTALLILGGTILAASITGCISYQSVRRLIITKSERNALLEVREGANKIDRWLGTRKAEIEILAHTPPVRSMNWSVAEPYLKSEVNRLQEFQHFALIDPDGSYFTTKVGRALINVSDRQHFKKAMAGEVYVSDPTISRTLKGQSIVPISAPVWSNSANSIDKTAEKPIGVMNGVISIDRIAEVVGKLEYGAGTYAFVLNSQGVPIVHPNDRLTGNIDKSAPSLLESADANLANVAREMVYQKTGIVLTQINDARVYVAYLPLEQAEWSIALVIPRDNLEKELLPFKILAIAAGVLAAAAIFAAIVALKLFALNCIRSRTEGLLHRLTGRIRACLHLDRILQTTVDELGTLLKLDRAIFAWYDPRQDTLEFAWEYCREGLPGRLGIFGVPGGPSGDLAARLHRCETILLHKTAAPDATASEEYVHIELTNGHYAAVPVLTQNHRLGYLFACANRRFATPDEVEVLEAIADSLAIAISQSQLHGQIQQELKLLEEVLAKLRITEEHLVQSEKMTIVGQLAAEVAQEINNPINFIYGRLIHVNDYIKDLLNIIRLYREQYPEPVPRIATEIEACDLDFITEELPQILNLLKIGADRIRQIVLALRKFSLPDEPNKEHANLNESIDNILLLLASRLEQKILVVKEYHNLPPILCYPGQLSQVFASLLSTAIDALNTLENSAPIITIKTDIVEDSPGRFISLSIAHNGSRIPPEILHRIFDQFGHTKSFKNFRGLELSVCYKIIVELHGGRLTVESPVPSQIKSQTGGGAEFMVKLPIV; this is encoded by the coding sequence ATGCGAAGCTTTGCGAGAGTAAAGTGGTGGAAATTAACTCGACTATTGCCAGCGGAATTAAAGGGCGAATACCATCTTGGGTACAAAACTGCGCTCTTAATTTTGGGCGGAACAATTTTAGCAGCTAGCATCACGGGTTGTATCAGCTATCAAAGCGTTCGCCGCTTGATTATCACCAAAAGCGAGCGAAATGCTTTGTTAGAAGTTAGGGAGGGGGCCAACAAGATCGATCGCTGGCTCGGCACTAGAAAGGCTGAGATCGAAATCCTCGCCCACACTCCTCCCGTTCGTTCGATGAATTGGTCAGTTGCAGAGCCTTATTTAAAATCGGAAGTAAATCGACTGCAAGAGTTCCAGCACTTCGCATTAATTGATCCCGACGGTTCTTATTTCACCACAAAAGTGGGCAGAGCCTTGATTAATGTGAGCGACCGCCAACACTTTAAAAAGGCAATGGCTGGGGAAGTCTATGTTTCCGATCCTACCATTTCTCGCACGCTCAAAGGACAAAGTATTGTTCCCATTTCCGCTCCGGTGTGGTCAAATTCGGCAAATTCTATTGATAAAACAGCCGAAAAGCCGATCGGAGTAATGAACGGCGTCATTAGCATCGACCGAATTGCCGAAGTAGTAGGAAAGCTGGAATATGGGGCAGGAACTTACGCTTTTGTTCTAAATTCTCAAGGAGTGCCGATTGTGCATCCCAACGATCGATTAACCGGAAATATAGACAAATCGGCGCCCAGTCTTTTAGAGTCCGCAGATGCTAATTTGGCAAATGTAGCCCGGGAGATGGTTTATCAAAAAACGGGCATTGTGCTGACTCAAATCAACGACGCCAGAGTTTATGTTGCCTATCTTCCCTTAGAACAAGCTGAATGGTCGATCGCCCTCGTAATTCCCCGTGACAATCTCGAAAAAGAACTCCTGCCTTTCAAGATACTAGCAATAGCCGCCGGCGTACTTGCCGCCGCAGCTATTTTCGCAGCAATTGTGGCGCTCAAGCTGTTTGCCCTAAATTGCATTCGCAGTCGCACAGAAGGTCTTCTCCATCGCTTGACGGGCCGGATTCGCGCTTGCTTGCACCTCGATCGCATCCTCCAAACTACAGTAGACGAACTCGGTACTTTACTGAAGCTCGATCGAGCAATTTTCGCATGGTACGATCCCCGACAAGATACTTTAGAATTTGCCTGGGAATATTGCCGGGAAGGTTTGCCGGGGCGCTTGGGAATCTTTGGTGTTCCAGGAGGGCCCTCTGGAGATTTAGCTGCACGGCTTCACCGCTGCGAAACGATACTGCTACATAAAACGGCTGCCCCTGATGCCACAGCCTCTGAGGAATATGTCCATATCGAACTCACAAATGGTCACTACGCAGCAGTACCCGTACTAACTCAAAATCATCGGCTTGGATATCTGTTCGCCTGTGCAAATCGGCGGTTTGCAACTCCCGACGAGGTGGAAGTTTTGGAAGCAATTGCAGACTCGCTGGCGATCGCCATTTCCCAATCCCAACTCCACGGGCAAATTCAACAAGAACTCAAACTTTTGGAAGAAGTCTTAGCCAAACTCAGAATCACCGAAGAGCATTTAGTACAAAGCGAAAAAATGACAATTGTCGGCCAACTAGCCGCCGAAGTTGCCCAGGAAATTAATAACCCGATTAACTTTATTTACGGTCGCCTGATTCACGTTAACGATTATATCAAAGATTTGCTCAATATAATTCGCCTCTATCGCGAACAATATCCCGAGCCTGTGCCGCGAATTGCCACAGAAATAGAAGCCTGCGACCTAGATTTTATCACCGAAGAGTTGCCGCAAATTCTCAACCTTTTGAAAATAGGAGCCGATCGCATTCGCCAGATAGTCCTTGCTTTGCGGAAATTTTCGCTTCCTGACGAACCCAACAAAGAACACGCCAACCTAAATGAAAGCATCGACAATATTTTGCTGTTGCTAGCGAGTCGGCTGGAGCAAAAAATATTAGTAGTCAAGGAGTACCACAACCTGCCCCCCATTTTGTGTTATCCCGGTCAACTGAGCCAGGTATTCGCGAGTCTCCTCAGCACTGCTATTGATGCTCTTAACACTCTTGAAAACTCCGCTCCAATTATTACAATTAAAACAGATATTGTCGAGGATTCTCCAGGCAGGTTTATTTCACTATCAATCGCCCACAACGGCTCCCGAATTCCACCGGAAATTCTACACAGAATATTTGACCAGTTTGGCCATACTAAATCATTTAAAAATTTTAGAGGATTGGAGTTGTCGGTTTGCTATAAAATTATTGTAGAATTGCACGGCGGTCGCCTTACAGTTGAATCTCCAGTGCCATCTCAAATTAAATCTCAAACTGGGGGCGGTGCTGAGTTTATGGTAAAATTGCCGATTGTTTGA